In one Nostoc sp. KVJ3 genomic region, the following are encoded:
- a CDS encoding Npun_R2821/Npun_R2822 family protein — protein sequence MNGICTLGNDYVFDQLVALLNSIDVILGSETPVCIYPFDDRTQRIADEIAKRPNVFLYDNQESIDLWDRFMFSAAPERLNRSKSRLYGAHRRFCAFDGPFDKFIYLDADTLVMNSLAGVFEKLDTYDFVVYDFQFKDVSKIYNVSSPKLLEIFEQKRIDSEIFCSGFYGSKRGMFNSEQRDWLISNLQNGESEILYGGAGEQPLINYMVMRSNLSIYNFARQLPDHEKTGCSATSKHFEERENLLYDKGNRLTYIHYIGIPPNINQAVCAGENIEFPYRDLFLYYRYLHEPEKRPVFKNPPKSYDDAPVPNLLTRALRKFKLINQG from the coding sequence ATGAATGGTATTTGTACCCTTGGCAATGATTACGTTTTCGATCAACTGGTGGCTTTGCTCAACAGTATCGATGTTATCTTGGGATCAGAAACTCCTGTTTGCATTTATCCTTTTGACGATCGGACACAACGAATTGCTGATGAAATAGCTAAACGTCCTAATGTATTTCTTTACGATAATCAAGAATCAATCGACCTCTGGGATCGATTTATGTTCTCAGCAGCACCAGAACGATTAAATCGTAGTAAATCACGTTTGTATGGCGCTCACCGTCGTTTTTGTGCATTTGATGGGCCCTTCGATAAGTTTATCTATTTAGATGCAGATACTTTGGTGATGAACTCTCTGGCAGGGGTGTTTGAAAAGCTAGATACTTATGATTTTGTTGTCTACGATTTCCAATTTAAAGACGTTAGTAAAATCTATAATGTTAGTTCTCCAAAATTACTAGAAATTTTTGAGCAAAAACGCATTGATTCCGAAATATTCTGCTCAGGATTTTATGGTTCTAAACGAGGGATGTTTAACTCAGAACAAAGAGATTGGCTAATATCCAATTTACAAAATGGTGAGTCAGAAATTTTGTATGGCGGTGCTGGCGAGCAACCATTAATAAACTATATGGTAATGAGGTCTAATCTTTCTATTTATAACTTTGCTCGCCAACTCCCAGATCATGAAAAAACAGGATGTTCTGCCACATCTAAGCATTTTGAGGAACGAGAAAACCTGCTTTATGACAAAGGTAATCGACTAACTTACATACATTATATTGGTATTCCTCCTAATATTAATCAAGCAGTCTGTGCTGGAGAAAATATTGAGTTTCCCTATCGAGATTTATTTCTCTACTATCGTTATTTACACGAACCGGAAAAGCGCCCAGTCTTTAAAAATCCTCCGAAAAGTTATGATGACGCT